A portion of the Burkholderia pseudomultivorans genome contains these proteins:
- the gloB gene encoding hydroxyacylglutathione hydrolase, whose amino-acid sequence MNELEYVPVPAFEDNYIWLVSDGRDAIAVDPGEAAPVRRVLAERGWRLTAILLTHHHADHVGGVEALRAGQPDDLPLPVYGPAAEGIGVVTQPLAGGARVTLAAPAAHFDVLDVPGHTRGHIAYFQPAGQGAAVPHVFCGDTLFSCGCGRLFEGTPAQMLASLDALAALPGDTRVHCAHEYTLSNIRFALACEPGNAALAAWRDEAQALRARGVPTLPTTIAHERAVNPFMRADSEAIRATLEAELHETVPDRLAAFRLLREWKNRFR is encoded by the coding sequence ATGAACGAGCTGGAATACGTGCCGGTACCGGCATTCGAAGACAACTACATCTGGCTCGTGTCGGACGGCCGCGATGCGATCGCCGTCGATCCGGGTGAAGCCGCGCCGGTGCGCCGCGTTCTTGCCGAACGCGGCTGGCGGTTGACCGCTATTTTACTCACGCACCACCACGCCGACCATGTCGGCGGTGTCGAGGCGCTGCGCGCTGGCCAGCCGGACGATCTTCCGCTGCCCGTCTACGGCCCTGCCGCCGAGGGGATCGGCGTGGTCACGCAGCCGCTCGCGGGCGGCGCGCGCGTGACGCTCGCCGCGCCGGCCGCGCACTTCGACGTGCTCGACGTGCCGGGTCACACGCGCGGCCATATCGCTTACTTCCAGCCCGCCGGGCAGGGCGCGGCGGTGCCCCACGTGTTCTGCGGCGACACGCTGTTCTCGTGCGGCTGCGGCCGCCTGTTCGAGGGCACGCCCGCGCAGATGCTCGCGTCGCTCGACGCGCTCGCGGCGCTGCCGGGCGACACGCGCGTGCATTGCGCACACGAATACACACTGTCGAACATCCGCTTCGCGCTCGCCTGCGAACCCGGCAACGCGGCACTGGCCGCGTGGCGCGACGAAGCGCAGGCGCTGCGCGCGCGCGGCGTCCCGACGCTGCCCACTACGATCGCGCACGAACGTGCCGTTAACCCGTTCATGCGTGCGGACAGCGAGGCGATCCGCGCGACGCTCGAGGCCGAACTGCACGAAACGGTGCCGGACCGTCTCGCGGCGTTTCGGCTGCTGCGTGAATGGAAAAACCGGTTCCGATGA
- a CDS encoding transglycosylase SLT domain-containing protein: MRLILSALMVLLLAACASQGPVANNAADSQATSTYLRKSATAKETVDVDKQSVGDLTSADSDLWARIRRGFQMPDLQSDLVDMQTTWYTQRPDYVQRMTERSQKYLYHIVEELEARHMPTELALLPFIESAYNPQALSVAKAAGMWQFMPGTGRTYNLKRNMWQDERRDVLASTSAALDYLSRLHDMFGDWYLALAAYNWGEGNVQRAIARNQAAGLPTDYQNLRMPNETRNYVPKLQAVKNIIANPQQYGLTLPDIPNHPYFVTVTTSRDIDVSVAAKLANLSLDEFKSLNPSFSKPVILGATDPQILLPFDNAAAFEKNLKSYGGQLSSWTTYTVSERARPAAIAEKIGVDADTLMSVNKIPAGMRLKPGSTIVVPRGDDDDEDISADVAENGVLAMEPDVPDTRKMLIRVRRKQSMATIASRYGVSVGQLKAWNRTHRDLAMPGQALVLHVPVGRAVPAEPGPERIATSVGGGHIERASLSTGGKSAARGAKRGAAKPAARTTRAAPAKAAPAKAAAHKGKKK, translated from the coding sequence ATGCGACTTATATTGAGTGCGCTGATGGTCCTGCTACTCGCCGCTTGTGCGAGTCAGGGCCCTGTCGCCAACAACGCCGCCGATTCGCAGGCGACGTCCACCTACCTCCGTAAATCCGCCACCGCCAAAGAAACCGTCGACGTCGACAAGCAGTCCGTCGGCGATCTGACCAGTGCCGACAGCGATCTCTGGGCGCGCATCCGCCGCGGCTTCCAGATGCCCGACCTGCAGAGTGACCTCGTCGACATGCAGACGACGTGGTACACGCAGCGTCCCGATTACGTGCAGCGCATGACCGAGCGCTCGCAGAAGTACCTGTATCACATCGTCGAGGAGCTCGAGGCGCGTCACATGCCGACCGAGCTCGCGCTGCTGCCGTTCATCGAATCCGCGTACAACCCGCAGGCGCTGTCGGTCGCGAAGGCGGCCGGCATGTGGCAGTTCATGCCCGGCACGGGCCGCACCTACAACCTGAAGCGCAACATGTGGCAGGACGAACGGCGCGACGTGCTCGCGTCGACGAGCGCCGCGCTCGACTATCTGTCGCGCCTGCATGACATGTTCGGCGACTGGTATCTCGCGCTCGCCGCGTACAACTGGGGCGAGGGCAACGTGCAGCGCGCGATCGCGCGCAACCAGGCGGCCGGCCTGCCGACCGACTACCAGAACCTGCGGATGCCGAACGAGACGCGCAACTACGTGCCGAAGCTGCAGGCGGTGAAGAACATCATCGCGAATCCGCAGCAGTACGGGCTGACGCTGCCGGACATCCCGAACCACCCGTACTTCGTGACGGTCACGACGTCGCGCGACATCGACGTGTCGGTCGCCGCGAAGCTCGCGAACCTGTCGCTCGACGAATTCAAGTCGCTGAACCCGTCGTTCTCGAAGCCGGTGATCCTCGGTGCGACCGATCCGCAGATCCTGCTGCCATTCGACAACGCGGCGGCGTTCGAGAAGAACCTGAAGTCGTACGGCGGCCAGCTGTCGTCGTGGACGACCTACACGGTCAGCGAGCGCGCGCGGCCGGCGGCGATTGCCGAGAAGATCGGCGTCGACGCCGACACGCTGATGTCGGTCAACAAGATTCCGGCCGGCATGCGCCTGAAGCCGGGCTCGACGATCGTCGTGCCGCGCGGCGACGACGATGACGAGGACATCAGTGCGGACGTCGCGGAAAACGGCGTGCTGGCGATGGAGCCGGACGTGCCCGACACGCGCAAGATGCTGATCCGCGTGCGCCGCAAGCAGTCGATGGCGACGATCGCGAGCCGCTACGGCGTGTCGGTCGGCCAGCTGAAGGCGTGGAACCGCACGCACCGCGATCTCGCGATGCCGGGCCAGGCGCTCGTGCTGCACGTGCCGGTCGGCCGCGCGGTGCCGGCCGAGCCGGGCCCCGAGCGGATCGCGACGTCGGTCGGCGGCGGTCACATCGAGCGCGCGAGCCTGTCGACGGGCGGCAAGTCCGCCGCGCGCGGCGCGAAGCGCGGTGCGGCGAAGCCGGCCGCGCGCACGACGCGCGCCGCGCCCGCGAAGGCGGCGCCCGCCAAGGCCGCCGCACACAAGGGCAAGAAGAAATAA
- a CDS encoding MFS transporter, translating to MSSVQVRVLALFALGYFVSYVFRGVNLGFAPFVTHELGLSAADLGLLTSLYFLGFAGAQIPAGVMLDHFGPRRVTAGMLLFAAAGAAVFGAAHSLGTMMIGRLLIGVGVSVCLGAAFKALAQHFPVGRLPLVNGLVMAVGGLGGVAVGSPLTWLLGWTSWRAICGGLAVLTIVVAAAIGFGAPEAAQTRHQGGLVSQFKGTWHILSSRAFWKIASFSVVTQGVFYAMQSLWVGPYLRDVAGFDAQHAARLVSVLGFAMMAGCVGFGAAARMLERRGVSVYAFCGVGMMLFVATQLAIVARVPLPPAVLWAAYGMFGGVGILTYAVMAGHFPAHLIGRANTTLTLVIFLLIFAFQIGVGAVLSHWPAVDGRYPPAAHLAAWSVLLALQAASAVWYVWPSRGAGQAH from the coding sequence ATGTCGTCGGTGCAGGTGAGGGTGCTCGCGCTGTTTGCGCTCGGCTATTTCGTGTCGTACGTGTTTCGCGGCGTCAATCTCGGCTTCGCGCCGTTCGTCACGCACGAACTCGGCCTGTCGGCCGCCGATCTCGGCCTGCTCACCAGTCTCTACTTTCTCGGCTTCGCGGGCGCACAGATTCCGGCGGGCGTGATGCTCGACCATTTCGGCCCGCGCCGCGTGACGGCCGGCATGCTGCTGTTCGCGGCGGCCGGCGCGGCCGTGTTCGGCGCCGCGCACAGCCTCGGCACGATGATGATCGGCCGGCTGCTGATCGGCGTCGGCGTGTCGGTGTGCCTCGGCGCGGCGTTCAAGGCGCTCGCGCAGCATTTCCCGGTCGGCCGGCTGCCGCTCGTCAACGGCCTGGTGATGGCCGTCGGCGGCCTTGGCGGCGTCGCGGTCGGCTCGCCGCTGACCTGGCTGCTCGGCTGGACCAGCTGGCGCGCGATCTGCGGCGGCCTCGCGGTGCTGACGATCGTCGTCGCGGCCGCGATCGGCTTCGGTGCGCCCGAAGCCGCGCAGACGCGCCACCAGGGCGGCCTCGTCAGCCAGTTCAAGGGCACCTGGCACATCCTGAGCAGCCGCGCGTTCTGGAAGATCGCGTCGTTCTCGGTCGTCACGCAGGGCGTGTTCTATGCGATGCAGTCGCTGTGGGTCGGGCCGTACCTGCGCGACGTCGCGGGCTTCGATGCGCAGCATGCGGCGCGCCTCGTGTCGGTGCTCGGCTTCGCGATGATGGCCGGCTGCGTCGGCTTCGGCGCGGCGGCGCGCATGCTCGAACGGCGCGGCGTGTCCGTCTATGCGTTCTGCGGCGTCGGCATGATGCTGTTCGTCGCGACGCAGCTCGCGATCGTCGCGCGCGTGCCGCTGCCGCCGGCCGTGCTGTGGGCCGCCTACGGGATGTTCGGCGGGGTCGGCATCCTGACCTACGCGGTGATGGCCGGCCATTTCCCCGCGCACCTGATCGGCCGCGCGAACACGACGCTGACGCTCGTGATCTTCCTGCTGATCTTCGCGTTCCAGATCGGCGTCGGCGCGGTGCTGTCGCACTGGCCCGCGGTCGACGGCCGTTATCCGCCGGCCGCGCACCTCGCCGCATGGAGCGTGCTGCTCGCGCTGCAGGCCGCGAGCGCGGTCTGGTACGTATGGCCGTCGCGCGGCGCTGGTCAAGCGCACTGA
- the carA gene encoding glutamine-hydrolyzing carbamoyl-phosphate synthase small subunit: protein MLPSFSPALLALADGTVFRGYSIGAEGHTIGEVVFNTAITGYQEILTDPSYARQIVTLTYPHIGNVGVNAEDVEATKVHAAGLIIRDLPTLASNFRMDRTLGDYLRDEGVVAIAGIDTRKLTRILRDKGAQNGCILAGSSDEAKAIELARSFPGLAGMDLAKVVSTAKPFEWKQTEWRLGSGYGMQEAPKYRVVAFDFGVKYNILRMLAERGCHVTVLPAQASAEEALALNPDGIFLSNGPGDPEPCDYAIAATRTFIERGVPTFGICLGHQIMGLAVGAKTLKMKTGHHGANHPVKDLADGRVVITSQNHGFAVDADSLPANARATHVSLFDGTLQGFELTDKPAFCFQGHPEASPGPHDIGYLFDRFTALMDAAKQRTA, encoded by the coding sequence GTGTTGCCGTCTTTTTCTCCCGCCTTGCTTGCACTCGCCGACGGCACGGTCTTTCGTGGTTATTCGATCGGGGCCGAAGGCCATACGATCGGCGAAGTCGTGTTCAACACCGCGATCACCGGATATCAGGAAATCCTGACTGATCCGAGCTACGCGCGCCAGATCGTCACGCTCACCTATCCGCATATCGGCAACGTCGGCGTCAACGCCGAAGACGTCGAAGCCACGAAAGTCCATGCCGCCGGCCTGATCATCCGCGACCTGCCGACGCTCGCGTCGAACTTCCGCATGGATCGCACGCTCGGCGATTACCTGCGCGACGAAGGCGTCGTCGCGATCGCCGGCATCGATACGCGCAAGCTGACCCGCATCCTGCGCGACAAGGGCGCGCAGAACGGCTGCATCCTGGCCGGCTCCAGCGACGAAGCGAAGGCGATCGAACTCGCGCGCTCGTTCCCGGGCCTCGCCGGCATGGATCTCGCGAAGGTCGTGTCGACCGCCAAGCCGTTCGAGTGGAAGCAGACCGAATGGCGCCTCGGCAGCGGCTACGGCATGCAGGAAGCGCCGAAGTACCGCGTCGTCGCGTTCGACTTCGGCGTCAAGTACAACATCCTGCGCATGCTCGCGGAGCGCGGCTGCCACGTGACGGTGCTGCCCGCGCAGGCGAGCGCGGAAGAGGCGCTGGCGCTGAATCCGGACGGCATCTTCCTGTCGAACGGCCCCGGCGATCCGGAGCCGTGCGACTACGCGATCGCGGCCACCCGGACCTTCATCGAGCGCGGCGTGCCGACCTTCGGCATCTGTCTCGGCCACCAGATCATGGGCCTCGCGGTCGGCGCGAAGACGCTGAAGATGAAGACCGGCCACCACGGCGCGAACCACCCGGTGAAGGACCTCGCCGACGGCCGCGTCGTGATCACGTCGCAGAACCACGGCTTCGCGGTCGACGCCGACTCGCTGCCGGCCAACGCACGTGCGACGCACGTGTCGCTGTTCGACGGCACGCTGCAGGGCTTCGAGCTGACCGACAAGCCGGCGTTCTGCTTCCAGGGCCACCCGGAAGCGTCGCCCGGCCCGCACGACATCGGCTACCTGTTCGACCGTTTCACCGCGCTGATGGACGCGGCGAAGCAGCGCACGGCCTGA
- the leuE gene encoding leucine efflux protein LeuE: protein MFGHALGITDIWTYVFGVIFIILLPGPNSMYVLSLAAQRGVKAGYRAACGVFVGDTVLMVLSAAGVASLLKANPLLFSVVKYGGAAYLLYIGAGMLRGAWRKLRASADAPDEAPRAIDGERSFDRPFRKALIVSLLNPKAILFFISFFIQFVDPAFPHPALSFAVLGAIAQCASFLYLSTLIFAGARLAEHFRRRRRLAAGAASSVGGLFIGFSVKLALATMS, encoded by the coding sequence ATGTTCGGTCACGCACTCGGCATCACGGATATCTGGACCTATGTGTTCGGCGTGATCTTCATCATCCTGCTGCCGGGACCGAATTCGATGTACGTGCTGTCGCTCGCGGCGCAGCGCGGCGTGAAGGCCGGCTATCGCGCGGCCTGCGGCGTGTTCGTCGGCGACACGGTGCTGATGGTGCTGTCCGCCGCGGGCGTCGCGTCGCTGCTGAAGGCGAACCCGCTGCTGTTCTCGGTCGTCAAGTACGGCGGCGCCGCGTATCTGCTCTACATCGGCGCCGGCATGCTGCGCGGCGCGTGGCGCAAGCTGCGCGCGAGCGCCGATGCGCCGGACGAAGCGCCGCGCGCGATCGACGGCGAGCGGTCGTTCGACCGGCCGTTCCGCAAGGCGCTGATCGTGAGCCTCCTGAACCCGAAGGCGATCCTGTTCTTCATCTCGTTCTTCATCCAGTTCGTCGACCCGGCATTCCCGCATCCCGCGCTGTCGTTCGCCGTGCTCGGGGCGATTGCGCAATGCGCGAGCTTCCTGTACCTGAGCACGCTGATCTTCGCGGGCGCGCGGCTCGCCGAGCATTTCCGCCGCCGCCGCAGGCTCGCGGCGGGCGCGGCGAGCAGCGTGGGCGGCCTGTTCATCGGCTTCTCGGTGAAACTCGCGCTCGCCACCATGAGCTGA
- the carB gene encoding carbamoyl-phosphate synthase large subunit, with amino-acid sequence MPKRTDIKSILIIGAGPIIIGQACEFDYSGAQACKALREEGYKVILVNSNPATIMTDPNTADVTYIEPITWEVVARIIEKERPDAILPTMGGQTALNCALDLHHHGVLEKFGVELIGASPEAIDKAEDRQKFKDAMTKIGLGSAKSGIAHSMEEATQVHAEIMAYTGGSGYPVVIRPSFTLGGSGGGIAYNREEFEEICKRGLDLSPTRELLIEESLLGWKEYEMEVVRDRADNCIIVCSIENLDPMGVHTGDSITVAPAQTLTDKEYQILRNASLAVLREIGVDTGGSNVQFSINPKDGRMVVIEMNPRVSRSSALASKATGFPIAKVAAKLAVGYTLDELKNEITGGQTPASFEPTIDYVVTKIPRFAFEKFREADSRLTTQMKSVGEVMAIGRTFQESFQKALRGLEVGVDGLDEKSTDRDEIAIEIHEPGPDRIWYVGDAFRIGMTAEEIYAETAIDPWFLAQIEQIILKEKALAGRTLASLTFDELRFLKQSGFSDRRLAKLLGATPEDVRRRRVELNVRPVYKRVDTCAAEFATKTAYMYSTYEEECEAQPTTNKKIMVLGGGPNRIGQGIEFDYCCVHAALAMREDGYETIMVNCNPETVSTDYDTSDRLYFEPLTLEDVLEIVDKEKPVGVIVQYGGQTPLKLALDLEAHGVPIIGTSPDMIDAAEDRERFQKLLQDLGLRQPPNRTARAEEEALALAAEIGYPLVVRPSYVLGGRAMEIVHEPRDLERYMREAVKVSNDSPVLLDRFLNDAIECDVDCICDGDAVFIGGVMEHIEQAGVHSGDSACSLPPYSLSKETVAELKRQTAAMAKALNVVGLMNVQFAIQQVPQADGSKQDIIYVLEVNPRASRTVPYVSKATSLPLAKIAARAMVGQKLAQQGVTQEVEPPYFSVKEAVFPFVKFPTVDPVLGPEMRSTGEVMGVGRTFGEALFKSQLAAGSRLPESGTVLLTVMDADKPKAVEVARMLHDLGYPIVATKGTAAAIEAAGVPVKVVNKVKDGRPHIVDMIKNGEIALVFTTVDETRQAIADSRSIRMSAQAHKVTYYTTMSGARAAVEGLRYLKDLEVYDLQGLHARLN; translated from the coding sequence ATGCCAAAACGCACAGACATCAAAAGCATCCTCATCATCGGCGCCGGCCCGATCATCATCGGCCAGGCGTGCGAGTTCGACTACTCGGGCGCACAGGCATGCAAGGCGCTGCGTGAGGAGGGCTACAAGGTCATTCTCGTCAACAGCAACCCGGCGACGATCATGACCGACCCGAACACGGCCGACGTGACCTACATCGAGCCGATCACGTGGGAAGTCGTCGCACGCATCATCGAGAAGGAGCGCCCGGACGCGATCCTGCCGACGATGGGCGGCCAGACCGCGCTGAACTGCGCGCTCGACCTGCATCACCACGGCGTGCTCGAGAAGTTCGGCGTCGAGCTGATCGGCGCGTCGCCCGAAGCGATCGACAAGGCGGAAGACCGCCAGAAGTTCAAGGACGCGATGACCAAGATCGGTCTCGGCTCGGCGAAGTCGGGCATCGCGCACTCGATGGAAGAAGCGACCCAGGTGCATGCCGAGATCATGGCGTACACCGGCGGCAGCGGCTACCCGGTCGTGATCCGTCCGTCGTTCACGCTCGGCGGCTCGGGCGGCGGCATCGCGTACAACCGCGAGGAATTCGAGGAAATCTGCAAGCGCGGCCTCGATCTCTCGCCGACGCGCGAACTGCTGATCGAGGAATCGCTGCTCGGCTGGAAGGAATACGAGATGGAAGTCGTGCGCGACCGCGCCGACAACTGCATCATCGTCTGCTCGATCGAGAACCTCGACCCGATGGGCGTGCACACCGGCGACTCGATCACGGTCGCGCCGGCGCAGACGCTCACCGACAAGGAATACCAGATCCTGCGCAACGCATCGCTCGCGGTGCTGCGCGAGATCGGCGTCGACACGGGCGGCTCGAACGTGCAGTTCTCGATCAACCCGAAGGACGGCCGCATGGTCGTCATCGAGATGAACCCGCGCGTGTCGCGTTCGTCGGCACTCGCGTCGAAGGCGACTGGCTTCCCGATCGCGAAGGTCGCGGCGAAGCTGGCGGTCGGCTACACGCTCGACGAGCTGAAGAACGAAATCACCGGCGGCCAGACGCCGGCGTCGTTCGAGCCGACGATCGACTACGTCGTCACGAAGATCCCGCGCTTCGCGTTCGAGAAGTTCCGCGAGGCCGATTCGCGCCTGACCACGCAGATGAAGTCGGTCGGCGAAGTGATGGCGATCGGCCGCACGTTCCAGGAGTCGTTCCAGAAGGCGCTGCGCGGCCTCGAAGTCGGCGTCGACGGTCTCGACGAGAAGTCGACCGACCGCGACGAGATCGCGATCGAGATCCACGAGCCGGGCCCGGACCGCATCTGGTATGTCGGCGATGCGTTCCGCATCGGCATGACGGCCGAGGAAATCTATGCGGAAACCGCGATCGACCCGTGGTTCCTCGCACAGATCGAACAGATCATCCTGAAGGAAAAGGCGCTCGCGGGCCGCACGCTCGCGTCGCTGACCTTCGACGAGCTGCGCTTCCTGAAGCAGAGCGGCTTCTCCGACCGCCGCCTCGCGAAGCTGCTCGGCGCGACGCCGGAAGACGTGCGCCGCCGCCGCGTCGAGCTGAACGTGCGCCCGGTCTACAAGCGCGTCGACACCTGCGCGGCCGAGTTCGCGACGAAAACCGCATACATGTACTCGACCTACGAGGAAGAGTGCGAGGCGCAGCCGACCACCAACAAGAAGATCATGGTGCTGGGCGGCGGCCCGAACCGGATCGGCCAGGGCATCGAGTTCGACTACTGCTGCGTGCACGCGGCGCTCGCGATGCGCGAGGACGGCTACGAAACGATCATGGTCAACTGCAACCCGGAAACGGTGTCGACCGACTATGACACGTCCGACCGCCTGTACTTCGAGCCGCTGACGCTCGAAGACGTGCTCGAGATCGTCGACAAGGAAAAGCCGGTCGGCGTGATCGTCCAGTACGGCGGCCAGACGCCGCTGAAGCTCGCGCTCGACCTCGAGGCGCACGGCGTGCCGATCATCGGCACCTCGCCGGACATGATCGACGCGGCCGAAGACCGCGAACGCTTCCAGAAGCTGCTGCAGGACCTCGGTCTGCGCCAGCCGCCGAACCGCACCGCGCGCGCCGAGGAAGAAGCGCTCGCGCTGGCGGCCGAAATCGGCTATCCGCTGGTCGTGCGCCCGTCGTACGTGCTCGGCGGCCGCGCGATGGAAATCGTCCACGAGCCGCGTGATCTCGAGCGCTACATGCGCGAGGCCGTGAAGGTGTCGAACGATTCGCCGGTGCTGCTCGACCGCTTCCTGAACGATGCGATCGAGTGCGACGTCGACTGCATCTGCGACGGCGACGCGGTGTTCATCGGCGGCGTGATGGAGCACATCGAGCAGGCGGGCGTCCACTCGGGCGACTCGGCATGCTCGCTGCCGCCGTATTCGCTGTCGAAGGAAACGGTTGCCGAGCTGAAGCGCCAGACCGCCGCGATGGCGAAGGCGCTGAACGTGGTGGGCCTGATGAACGTGCAGTTCGCGATCCAGCAGGTCCCGCAGGCCGACGGTTCGAAGCAGGACATCATCTACGTGCTCGAAGTGAACCCGCGCGCCTCGCGCACGGTGCCGTACGTGTCGAAGGCGACCAGCCTGCCGCTCGCGAAGATCGCGGCGCGCGCGATGGTCGGCCAGAAGCTCGCGCAGCAGGGCGTGACGCAGGAAGTCGAGCCGCCGTACTTCAGCGTGAAGGAAGCGGTGTTCCCGTTCGTCAAGTTCCCGACCGTCGACCCGGTGCTCGGGCCGGAGATGCGTTCGACCGGCGAAGTGATGGGCGTCGGCCGGACCTTCGGCGAAGCGCTGTTCAAGTCGCAGCTCGCGGCCGGCTCGCGCCTGCCGGAGTCGGGCACGGTGCTGCTGACCGTGATGGACGCCGACAAGCCGAAGGCGGTCGAAGTGGCGCGCATGCTGCACGACCTCGGCTATCCGATCGTCGCGACCAAGGGCACGGCGGCCGCGATCGAGGCGGCCGGCGTGCCGGTGAAGGTCGTCAACAAGGTGAAGGACGGCCGTCCGCACATCGTCGACATGATCAAGAACGGCGAGATCGCACTCGTGTTCACGACGGTCGACGAAACGCGCCAGGCGATCGCCGATTCGCGCTCGATTCGCATGAGCGCGCAGGCGCACAAGGTCACGTACTACACGACGATGTCGGGCGCCCGCGCGGCCGTCGAGGGCCTGCGTTACCTGAAGGATCTGGAAGTCTATGATTTACAAGGTCTTCACGCTCGCCTAAACTAA
- the greA gene encoding transcription elongation factor GreA translates to MSTIPLTKRGAEQLRDELQRLKSVERPAVINAIAEARAQGDLSENAEYDAAKEKQGFIEGRIAELESKLSAAQIIDPTVLDADGRVVFAATVELEDLESGDTVKYQIVGDDEADIDHGLISVSSPIARALIGKSEGDVAAVQAPSGVREYEIISVSYI, encoded by the coding sequence ATGAGCACCATTCCGTTGACAAAGCGTGGCGCAGAGCAACTGCGCGATGAATTGCAGCGCCTCAAGTCCGTCGAGCGGCCGGCCGTGATCAACGCGATCGCGGAGGCCCGCGCACAGGGCGATCTGTCCGAAAACGCCGAATACGACGCTGCGAAGGAAAAGCAGGGCTTTATCGAGGGCCGCATCGCGGAACTCGAATCGAAGCTGTCCGCTGCGCAGATCATCGATCCGACCGTCCTCGATGCGGACGGCCGCGTGGTGTTCGCCGCGACGGTCGAGCTCGAGGATCTCGAGTCGGGCGACACCGTCAAGTACCAGATCGTCGGCGACGACGAAGCCGATATCGACCACGGCCTGATCTCGGTCAGCTCGCCGATCGCGCGCGCGCTGATCGGCAAGTCCGAGGGCGACGTCGCGGCCGTGCAGGCGCCGAGCGGCGTGCGCGAGTACGAAATCATTTCCGTCAGCTACATCTGA
- a CDS encoding DUF4149 domain-containing protein yields MPHRVFRLLSTVWVGSLLTIGYAVAPVLFKTLERMTAGSVAAQLFRIEAIVGVVCGVLLLALSNQQVRRGGDEYRRVRWVVAAMVVCVLIGYFALQPFMNALRVAAMEAGTDIANSPYASRFGMLHGVSSLFYLVESVLGLMLIWRLPARDA; encoded by the coding sequence ATGCCGCATCGCGTGTTCCGCCTGCTGTCGACCGTCTGGGTCGGCAGCCTGCTGACGATCGGGTATGCGGTCGCACCCGTGCTGTTCAAGACGCTCGAGCGGATGACGGCCGGTTCGGTTGCGGCCCAGCTGTTCCGCATCGAGGCGATCGTCGGCGTCGTGTGCGGCGTGCTGCTGCTCGCGCTGTCGAACCAGCAGGTGCGGCGCGGCGGCGACGAGTATCGCCGCGTGCGCTGGGTCGTCGCGGCGATGGTCGTCTGCGTGCTGATCGGCTATTTCGCGCTGCAGCCGTTCATGAACGCGCTGCGGGTGGCCGCGATGGAAGCGGGCACCGATATCGCGAACTCGCCGTATGCGAGCCGCTTCGGGATGCTGCACGGCGTCTCGAGCCTGTTCTACCTGGTCGAGAGCGTGCTGGGGCTGATGCTGATCTGGCGTCTGCCGGCGCGCGACGCGTAA
- a CDS encoding YhbY family RNA-binding protein: MPALSLSPAERSALRSQAHALKPVVLIGAEGLTDAVLKEIKVHLDAHQLIKIRVFGDERDTRIAIYDEICDRLGAAPIQHIGKLLVIWKPEAAVATPARGRRAGALPSAAEAADDKKGRAPRTVKVVKVSPNASPVRRPKPTKVVVRGNERVTAGGNVKRAKKRQASAKRPFQDK, encoded by the coding sequence ATGCCCGCCCTTTCGCTTTCCCCCGCCGAGCGCTCCGCGCTGCGCTCCCAGGCCCATGCGCTCAAGCCCGTCGTGCTGATCGGCGCCGAAGGGCTGACCGACGCCGTGCTGAAGGAAATCAAGGTGCACCTCGACGCGCACCAGCTGATCAAGATCCGCGTGTTCGGCGACGAGCGCGACACGCGCATCGCGATCTACGACGAGATCTGCGACCGCCTGGGCGCCGCACCGATCCAGCACATCGGCAAGCTGCTCGTGATCTGGAAGCCCGAGGCCGCCGTGGCGACCCCGGCCCGCGGCCGCCGTGCCGGCGCGCTGCCGAGCGCGGCCGAAGCCGCCGACGACAAGAAAGGCCGCGCACCGCGCACCGTCAAGGTCGTCAAGGTGTCGCCGAACGCGAGCCCGGTGCGCCGCCCGAAGCCGACCAAGGTCGTCGTGCGCGGCAACGAGCGCGTGACGGCAGGCGGCAACGTGAAGCGCGCGAAAAAGCGCCAGGCCAGCGCGAAGCGCCCGTTCCAGGACAAGTGA